A genomic segment from Dietzia psychralcaliphila encodes:
- a CDS encoding FecCD family ABC transporter permease, which yields MSTAVLDRPVDQSETEQLVRRLAARRRRRALLVVAALVVALLAAMAVRVLLGRYTVTIPDFVAILRGATIPGATFVVMEDKLPRAVLGALAGLAFGASGALFRRVLGNPLASPDILGISHGASAGAVAGMAIWGLRGVAIIPAALLGSAVALAIVLIASAGRHTGIVGQRFLLGGVAVAALGAAVVTQLIARLPLAGAQEAAVWTVGSLSGASVQRIGWLAVALVLLLPLGIWLHEALRPAELGPELAVGLGSRPVPTRAAALGVGTILAASATAVAGPLAFVALLATPIATALGRGRPHIVAAALTGSVMVVVADIVASEALNTVDLPTGVVTGALGAPAMLWILLRSRKVA from the coding sequence GTGAGCACTGCCGTACTCGACCGGCCCGTGGACCAGTCGGAGACCGAACAGCTGGTCCGCCGGCTCGCCGCCCGACGCCGGAGGCGCGCCCTGCTCGTGGTGGCCGCACTCGTCGTCGCTCTCCTCGCGGCGATGGCGGTCCGGGTCCTGCTGGGCCGGTACACGGTGACCATCCCCGACTTCGTCGCCATCCTCCGCGGCGCCACCATCCCCGGCGCGACCTTCGTGGTGATGGAGGACAAGCTCCCCCGCGCGGTGCTGGGCGCGCTGGCAGGACTGGCGTTCGGCGCCTCTGGGGCACTGTTCCGCCGCGTCCTGGGCAACCCGCTCGCGAGCCCCGACATCCTGGGCATCTCCCACGGGGCGTCCGCAGGGGCGGTCGCAGGGATGGCGATCTGGGGGCTGCGCGGGGTCGCGATCATCCCGGCGGCGCTCCTCGGGTCCGCGGTCGCGCTGGCCATCGTCCTCATCGCGTCCGCAGGGCGCCACACCGGGATCGTGGGCCAGCGGTTCCTGCTCGGCGGCGTGGCCGTGGCCGCCCTCGGCGCGGCCGTGGTCACCCAGCTCATCGCGCGCCTGCCGCTGGCCGGGGCTCAGGAGGCCGCCGTGTGGACCGTCGGTTCGCTCTCCGGAGCCTCGGTCCAGCGCATCGGATGGCTCGCAGTGGCCCTGGTGCTGCTCCTGCCCCTGGGCATCTGGCTGCACGAGGCCCTCCGGCCCGCCGAGCTGGGACCCGAGCTCGCCGTGGGCCTGGGTTCCCGGCCCGTCCCCACCCGCGCGGCCGCGTTGGGAGTGGGCACCATTCTCGCCGCCTCCGCGACCGCCGTGGCCGGCCCACTCGCCTTCGTGGCGCTGCTGGCCACGCCCATCGCCACCGCCCTGGGCCGCGGCCGTCCCCACATCGTGGCCGCCGCGCTCACCGGCTCGGTGATGGTGGTGGTCGCCGACATCGTGGCCTCCGAGGCCCTGAACACCGTCGACCTCCCCACCGGCGTGGTGACCGGCGCCCTCGGCGCCCCTGCCATGCTCTGGATCCTCCTGCGTTCCCGAAAGGTCGCCTGA
- a CDS encoding iron-siderophore ABC transporter substrate-binding protein, which yields MSSSAVRSRVRPVDTPERSHLVLILAAFIAMLAVLAGCTTGSVGGSEESAAATDVERDGDFPRTITHAYGQTEITEPPQRVATISWVNADVSLALGVVPVGMPRNSFGANAGGSTDWFDAELESVGGEMPELYSETDGINTEAIAALQPDLILGVYSGMTAEEYETLSKIAPTIAMPEGDVAFGTAWQDSTRLIGEALGRSARAEELIDEVEGRITQVADDHPGIRGTTFIYGTVDPDAAEKIYAFTDVDNRPRFLEQLGMVQAPVVAEASTGASDQFAVTWSPERADELVSDILVTYAASPDVRTAIESDPLLGRIPAIEAGRMVVQTDEQQVLSISAASPLSLPWALDNVVPDIIAAAEQN from the coding sequence ATGAGTTCATCCGCCGTCCGATCCCGTGTCCGCCCGGTCGACACCCCTGAACGTTCGCACCTGGTACTGATCCTGGCCGCGTTCATCGCGATGCTGGCGGTGTTGGCAGGGTGCACGACGGGTTCCGTGGGCGGGTCCGAGGAGTCCGCTGCGGCGACCGACGTCGAGCGCGACGGAGACTTCCCGCGCACTATCACTCACGCTTACGGGCAGACCGAGATCACCGAGCCGCCCCAGCGGGTGGCCACGATCTCCTGGGTCAACGCGGATGTCTCCCTGGCACTGGGTGTGGTGCCCGTGGGAATGCCGCGCAATTCCTTCGGCGCCAATGCCGGCGGGTCCACCGACTGGTTCGACGCCGAGTTGGAGTCTGTCGGTGGCGAGATGCCCGAGCTGTACTCCGAGACGGACGGCATCAACACCGAGGCCATCGCCGCGCTGCAGCCCGACCTCATCCTGGGTGTCTACTCCGGCATGACCGCCGAGGAGTACGAGACCCTGTCCAAGATCGCCCCCACCATCGCGATGCCCGAGGGCGACGTGGCGTTCGGCACCGCATGGCAGGACTCCACCCGCCTCATCGGCGAGGCGTTGGGCCGCTCGGCCCGGGCCGAGGAACTCATCGACGAGGTGGAGGGCCGGATCACCCAGGTCGCCGACGACCACCCGGGCATCCGGGGGACGACCTTCATCTACGGAACCGTGGACCCCGATGCGGCCGAGAAGATCTACGCCTTCACCGATGTGGACAACCGCCCACGCTTCCTCGAGCAACTCGGGATGGTGCAGGCACCGGTGGTGGCCGAGGCCTCGACGGGGGCCTCGGACCAGTTCGCCGTGACGTGGTCGCCCGAGCGGGCCGATGAACTCGTCTCGGACATCCTGGTCACCTACGCGGCGTCGCCGGACGTGCGGACCGCGATCGAATCCGATCCACTGCTTGGCCGCATCCCCGCGATCGAGGCGGGCCGGATGGTGGTGCAGACCGACGAGCAGCAGGTGCTGTCGATCTCGGCCGCGTCGCCGCTCAGCCTGCCCTGGGCACTCGACAACGTGGTCCCCGACATCATCGCCGCCGCGGAGCAGAACTGA
- a CDS encoding lysine N(6)-hydroxylase/L-ornithine N(5)-oxygenase family protein, translating into MSGKIHDLLGVGIGPFNLGLACLAEPLEIDAVFLDAREGFAWHHGLMFDDATIQVPFLADLVTLADPTSPYSFLSYLKEVGRLYPFYIRENFQPLRSEYDAYCRWASERVGGLRWGREVVDVRRETAPGTGGGRADGTDDEDGPVYRVTAITSDGTETYRARHLVLGIGTTPWSPIDTSSLDQQPLDPDPLDPDPLDPDLLSPSPRVALHAADYLHRREDLLRLDSVTVVGSGQSAAEVYHDLLSSAADHGPRVDWITRSPRFFPMEYTKLTLEMTSPEYIDHFHGLDADTRDRMLRDQRSLYKGINADLINEIHDLLYRRSARGLDNGLLVAATALEDATVADTGIRLALRCNDTGRLWEHHTDGLVMATGYSPTAPRFLDGIASKIDWEESGPGHTPAGRPRRYRVARDHTVDLAHRYVHVQNAEEHTHGLSAPDLGMGAMRNSVILRGVTGREPYPVEPAIAFQQFGAPTHRPAPTPAPATPPSTPTPPPTPLPNATPTAPRATAPTPTPTRTAPRTAPATTQAQEAR; encoded by the coding sequence ATGAGTGGGAAGATCCACGATCTGCTGGGGGTGGGCATCGGTCCGTTCAACCTCGGGCTGGCGTGCCTGGCCGAGCCACTGGAGATCGACGCGGTCTTCCTCGACGCCCGCGAGGGCTTCGCGTGGCACCACGGACTCATGTTCGACGACGCCACTATCCAGGTGCCGTTCCTCGCCGACCTGGTCACGCTCGCCGACCCCACCTCGCCGTACTCGTTCCTGTCGTACCTCAAGGAGGTCGGCCGACTGTACCCGTTCTACATCCGCGAGAACTTCCAGCCGCTGCGCTCGGAGTACGACGCGTACTGCCGCTGGGCCTCCGAGCGGGTGGGCGGACTCCGGTGGGGCCGGGAGGTGGTCGACGTCCGTCGCGAGACCGCGCCGGGGACCGGGGGCGGACGTGCCGACGGGACCGACGACGAGGACGGGCCCGTCTACCGGGTCACCGCGATCACCTCCGACGGCACGGAGACCTACCGCGCCCGGCACCTGGTGCTGGGGATCGGCACCACCCCGTGGTCGCCGATCGACACGAGCTCGCTCGACCAGCAACCGCTCGACCCGGACCCGCTCGACCCGGACCCGCTCGACCCGGACCTGCTGAGCCCGTCCCCGAGGGTGGCGTTGCACGCCGCCGACTACCTGCACCGGCGCGAAGACCTGCTCCGGCTGGACTCGGTGACCGTCGTAGGCAGCGGCCAGTCGGCCGCGGAGGTCTATCACGACCTGCTCTCGTCGGCCGCGGACCACGGCCCCCGCGTGGACTGGATCACCCGCTCCCCCCGGTTCTTCCCGATGGAGTACACCAAGCTCACCCTGGAGATGACCTCCCCGGAGTACATCGACCACTTCCACGGACTCGACGCCGACACGCGGGACCGGATGCTGCGCGACCAACGATCGCTGTACAAGGGCATCAACGCCGATCTGATCAACGAGATCCACGATCTGCTCTACCGGCGTTCCGCCCGAGGGCTGGACAACGGGCTGCTCGTGGCCGCGACCGCCCTGGAGGACGCCACCGTCGCCGACACCGGTATCCGGCTGGCCCTGCGCTGCAACGACACCGGGCGGTTGTGGGAGCACCACACGGACGGGCTGGTGATGGCCACCGGCTACTCACCCACCGCGCCGCGGTTCCTCGACGGGATCGCCTCCAAGATCGACTGGGAGGAATCCGGACCAGGGCACACTCCCGCGGGCCGGCCCCGCCGCTACCGTGTGGCGCGCGACCACACCGTCGACCTCGCCCATCGGTACGTCCACGTGCAGAACGCCGAGGAGCACACACACGGGCTCAGCGCCCCGGACCTCGGGATGGGGGCCATGCGCAACAGCGTCATCCTGCGCGGGGTCACCGGCCGCGAGCCCTACCCCGTCGAGCCGGCCATCGCGTTCCAGCAGTTCGGCGCCCCGACCCACCGCCCTGCGCCCACACCCGCTCCCGCGACCCCGCCATCGACCCCGACCCCGCCACCTACCCCGCTACCGAACGCGACCCCGACCGCGCCCCGGGCCACGGCCCCGACCCCGACCCCGACTCGGACAGCACCCCGAACAGCACCCGCCACGACGCAGGCCCAGGAGGCCCGATGA
- a CDS encoding pyridoxal phosphate-dependent decarboxylase family protein, protein MNEHLLSHRSRKDHAAALAAATAEVGRYLDGRTTPRSSASPAHLAAQTAAVDLSTPLGSLEKALLEVRGLYLDHAVGYHHPRYLAHLNCPVTIPALAAETLATSVNTAVETWDQGTSACLIEQKLVDWVAELIDFDRPEALTPDGVFTTGGTQSNLQGLFTAREDRLSRPGPRGTTPADRCARLSRLRIVTGEHAHLSVVKAARLLGLAPDAVIVLPGDGDRMDPATLDRALASVADAGDEVAAVVALAGTTDHGAIDPLREIGRVCRERNVWLHVDGAYGGGLLVSPTRRGLLDGIGLADSVTVDFHKTFFLPVAASALLLRDGSGFRHSTVSADYLNPADGDDHAVDKSLQTTRRFDALKLWMTLRVLGADGIGRMLDDAIDVAQRIGRTIDSEPDLELVRRPALSTVLFRPRPEGCDPDESDALVRPVRDALFAEGRSVVAATVVDGRPCLKLTVLDPGLRDEDVAAVLADVREAARYLADGIRQATTAGVFS, encoded by the coding sequence GTGAACGAACACCTGTTGAGCCACCGGAGCCGGAAGGACCACGCCGCCGCCCTGGCCGCGGCGACCGCCGAGGTAGGTCGATACCTCGACGGTCGTACCACCCCGCGCTCGTCCGCCTCCCCCGCACATCTCGCGGCCCAGACCGCGGCGGTGGACCTGTCGACCCCACTGGGATCGCTCGAGAAGGCACTGCTGGAGGTACGTGGTCTCTACCTCGACCACGCCGTGGGCTACCACCATCCCCGCTACCTCGCTCACCTCAACTGCCCGGTCACCATCCCCGCGCTGGCCGCCGAGACACTCGCCACCTCTGTCAACACGGCCGTGGAGACCTGGGACCAGGGCACCTCGGCCTGTCTCATCGAACAGAAGCTCGTCGACTGGGTCGCCGAACTGATCGACTTCGACCGGCCGGAGGCGCTCACTCCCGACGGCGTGTTCACCACCGGCGGGACCCAGTCGAACCTCCAGGGGCTGTTCACCGCGCGGGAAGATCGACTCTCCCGCCCCGGCCCCCGGGGAACCACCCCGGCCGACCGTTGCGCACGACTGTCCCGCCTGCGGATCGTCACCGGTGAGCACGCGCATCTGAGCGTGGTCAAGGCCGCCCGACTGCTCGGCCTGGCACCCGACGCAGTGATCGTCCTGCCCGGGGACGGCGACCGAATGGACCCGGCCACCCTCGACCGGGCCCTGGCCTCCGTGGCCGACGCGGGAGACGAGGTCGCGGCGGTCGTGGCCCTGGCCGGCACCACCGACCACGGTGCGATCGACCCGCTGCGCGAGATCGGCCGGGTGTGCCGCGAGCGGAACGTGTGGTTGCACGTGGACGGCGCCTACGGCGGCGGTCTGCTGGTCTCGCCCACCCGTCGCGGCCTACTCGACGGGATCGGGCTGGCCGATTCGGTGACCGTGGACTTCCACAAGACCTTCTTCCTGCCGGTGGCCGCGTCCGCGCTGCTCCTACGCGACGGTTCGGGCTTCCGCCACTCCACCGTCAGTGCCGACTACCTCAACCCCGCGGACGGTGACGACCACGCGGTGGACAAGTCCCTGCAGACCACCCGCCGCTTCGACGCCCTCAAGCTCTGGATGACGCTGCGGGTACTCGGCGCGGACGGGATCGGCCGCATGCTCGACGACGCGATCGACGTGGCCCAGCGGATCGGCCGGACCATCGACTCCGAACCCGACCTCGAGTTGGTCCGCCGGCCGGCGCTGTCTACCGTCCTGTTCCGGCCCCGGCCCGAGGGGTGTGACCCCGACGAGTCCGATGCCCTGGTCCGACCCGTCAGGGACGCGCTGTTCGCCGAGGGGCGCTCCGTGGTCGCCGCGACAGTGGTCGACGGCAGGCCCTGCCTCAAACTCACCGTCCTGGACCCCGGCCTGCGCGACGAGGACGTGGCGGCAGTACTCGCCGACGTCAGGGAGGCCGCCCGGTACCTGGCCGACGGGATACGCCAGGCCACCACCGCGGGGGTGTTCTCATGA
- a CDS encoding alkaline phosphatase family protein, translated as MTGIPTSPADRSLADVMPSIAASLGVDVRNPLALPPTRDAVLVLVDGLGAELIRQHADDAPTLAAMTTRMISAGFPATTATSLTSLAVGAPCSRHGIVGYSFALPDEGGDTPTVFNSLRWTTGSADGPSALDRFPPREVQVLPSLLELLAEEGVDVTYVMREDFRASGLTRAAFRADGAYRPAISLREIREAVLDTVAGPSRSRRFVYSYFGDLDLIGHIHGPGSPEWVQSLREVDAFVADLATDLPRDCEMLVTADHGMVAAETVIDIDATPSLLADVEAVAGEARVRHAYARAGSEPAVLAAWGAELADHARVLSREQALDEQLFGPGREHADRLGDVIAIATGGVVLARTRHEQMESTLLGHHGANTAAEQHIPLILR; from the coding sequence ATGACCGGGATCCCCACCAGCCCCGCCGACCGTTCGCTTGCCGACGTCATGCCGTCGATCGCCGCCTCGCTGGGTGTGGACGTCCGCAACCCGCTGGCGCTTCCGCCCACGCGGGACGCGGTGCTCGTCCTGGTCGACGGCCTCGGCGCCGAACTCATCCGGCAACACGCCGACGACGCGCCCACCCTCGCAGCGATGACCACGCGCATGATCTCCGCGGGATTCCCCGCCACCACGGCCACGAGTCTGACCAGCCTCGCGGTGGGAGCGCCGTGTTCCCGTCACGGGATCGTGGGCTACAGCTTCGCGCTACCGGACGAGGGTGGCGACACCCCCACCGTCTTCAATTCGTTGCGCTGGACCACGGGCTCCGCGGACGGCCCTTCCGCACTGGACCGGTTCCCTCCGCGCGAGGTCCAGGTGCTGCCGAGTCTGCTCGAGCTGCTCGCCGAGGAGGGTGTCGACGTCACCTATGTCATGCGCGAGGACTTCCGGGCGTCCGGACTCACCCGCGCCGCCTTCCGGGCGGACGGCGCCTACCGGCCGGCGATCTCGCTGCGGGAGATCCGTGAGGCGGTGCTCGACACGGTCGCGGGGCCGTCGCGCTCCCGACGGTTCGTCTACTCCTATTTCGGCGACCTCGACCTCATCGGACACATCCACGGACCGGGGTCCCCGGAGTGGGTTCAGTCATTGCGCGAGGTGGACGCCTTCGTCGCCGACCTGGCGACGGACCTGCCCCGCGACTGCGAGATGCTCGTGACCGCCGATCACGGGATGGTCGCCGCGGAGACCGTCATCGATATCGACGCCACCCCGTCGCTCCTCGCGGACGTCGAGGCCGTCGCCGGCGAGGCCCGGGTACGACACGCCTACGCGCGGGCCGGCTCGGAGCCGGCGGTGCTGGCCGCGTGGGGTGCGGAGTTGGCGGACCACGCCCGGGTGCTGAGCCGGGAACAAGCGCTCGACGAGCAGTTGTTCGGTCCGGGCCGCGAGCATGCCGACAGACTCGGGGACGTCATCGCGATCGCCACCGGCGGCGTCGTCCTCGCCCGCACCCGCCACGAGCAGATGGAGTCGACCCTGCTCGGCCACCACGGCGCCAACACCGCCGCGGAGCAGCACATCCCGCTCATCCTGCGGTGA
- a CDS encoding FecCD family ABC transporter permease, with translation MQATATSRIDPATAGPPAAPVRASAPGRRRVVTGTVTALLLLMASVAASLFLGSRSVDPAVVFSVLSGLPSQLMSGDLAAALAPGSGAGMDEAVVSARVPRTITAIVVGAALAVAGAGLQGATRNPLGDPGLLGLTAGAALGVVLGLALAPTAGPTAVAIFAVVGSLAAGTVVVGAGRLGADSGTGLVLAGAAVTAGCTAVTSSLVIALPGVLDRFRFWGLGSVARSGAPEIAAALPFVLLGLALVIAGAASLDALALGDDLARGLGVGPVAGRAVVLGGVVILSGVATALAGPIAFLGLLVPHLLRRLVGVGNRVVLGLSVIVGPVVLLLADTLGRVLAPPGEIAVGVMTVAMGVPFLIAMLRLNRGVSAS, from the coding sequence ATGCAGGCGACCGCGACGAGCAGGATCGACCCCGCCACGGCGGGGCCGCCGGCAGCCCCGGTGCGGGCCTCCGCACCGGGGCGCCGGCGTGTGGTGACGGGCACCGTGACCGCCCTGCTGCTTCTCATGGCGTCGGTGGCCGCGTCCCTCTTCCTCGGCTCCCGGTCGGTCGACCCCGCCGTCGTGTTCTCGGTCCTGTCCGGACTGCCGTCCCAGTTGATGTCCGGAGACCTCGCCGCCGCGCTGGCCCCGGGGTCCGGTGCCGGGATGGACGAGGCGGTGGTGAGTGCCCGCGTCCCCCGCACGATCACCGCGATCGTCGTGGGTGCCGCGCTGGCCGTGGCCGGCGCAGGGTTGCAGGGTGCCACCCGCAACCCGCTCGGTGACCCGGGTCTGCTCGGGCTGACCGCGGGCGCCGCACTGGGCGTGGTGCTCGGATTGGCCCTCGCGCCCACGGCGGGCCCGACCGCGGTCGCGATCTTCGCAGTCGTCGGATCGCTCGCCGCCGGGACGGTGGTCGTGGGGGCCGGGCGACTCGGCGCCGACTCCGGCACCGGACTGGTCCTCGCCGGAGCTGCGGTGACGGCCGGTTGCACCGCGGTGACCTCGTCGTTGGTGATCGCGCTACCGGGGGTACTCGACCGGTTCCGCTTCTGGGGTCTCGGATCGGTGGCCCGCTCCGGGGCACCGGAGATCGCCGCGGCGCTGCCGTTCGTCCTCCTGGGGCTCGCCCTGGTCATCGCCGGAGCCGCCTCACTCGACGCGCTCGCCCTTGGCGACGACCTGGCGCGCGGGCTCGGGGTCGGGCCGGTGGCCGGTCGGGCGGTCGTCCTGGGCGGCGTGGTGATCCTGTCCGGGGTCGCCACCGCGCTGGCGGGCCCGATCGCATTCCTCGGTCTTCTCGTTCCCCATCTGCTGCGGCGACTCGTCGGGGTGGGGAACAGGGTGGTGCTGGGGTTGTCCGTGATCGTGGGCCCCGTCGTGCTGCTGCTGGCCGACACCCTCGGGCGCGTCCTCGCCCCGCCGGGGGAGATCGCCGTCGGGGTGATGACCGTGGCGATGGGAGTGCCGTTCCTGATCGCCATGCTGCGACTGAACCGTGGGGTGAGCGCCTCGTGA
- a CDS encoding MmcQ/YjbR family DNA-binding protein, protein MNGRELQRCAAMRARELPATTLEFPFGRDVDVYKVRGKVFMLHTEVEDERRVVLKASPSDSLALRDAHEDITPGYHMNKRHWISLHPGGTLSPDMVEELVTESYRLVVAGLPIAQRPVEPHAFGRGQR, encoded by the coding sequence ATGAACGGGCGGGAACTCCAGAGGTGTGCGGCGATGCGGGCGCGCGAACTACCGGCGACGACTCTGGAGTTCCCGTTCGGGCGGGACGTCGACGTCTACAAGGTCCGGGGCAAGGTGTTCATGCTCCACACCGAGGTCGAGGATGAGCGCCGCGTGGTGCTCAAGGCCTCGCCCTCGGACAGCCTCGCACTCCGCGACGCGCACGAGGACATCACGCCCGGCTACCACATGAACAAGCGCCACTGGATCTCACTGCACCCCGGTGGGACCCTGAGCCCCGACATGGTCGAGGAGCTGGTCACCGAGTCCTACCGGCTCGTGGTGGCCGGGCTCCCGATCGCGCAACGGCCGGTGGAGCCCCACGCCTTCGGTCGCGGCCAGCGCTGA
- a CDS encoding GNAT family N-acetyltransferase, producing MTHIVSTPAGLVSLSPLTTDTDTVRTLHAWLSHPGSEYWGMRGLTPDQVGSVFADWQNCPHRQVHIVRIDGLRVGLAVFYDPAEIELDGRYPHRDGDLGMHLLVAPSRTPVPGTTAAVMGAICETAFDTPRARRIVVEPDARNTAVHRLNTRAGFREDGLLELADKTALLSFCTAEDFRVSEIGRSVRTVSTPLSPTSSPPPGGAPAHAHLSGHAMRRAHRHLCAKALAEFSHERLITPGPGAGPGSYEVRAGDERWTFRARVLPLEHWVVDEGSLRREVCGDPVEPDAQALITAIAPALGIPESLVGVYLEEIAATLGSAAFCLHHRDRPAQVLAGADLQEVEAAMTEGHPGFVANNGRIGLGLADRHHYTPEASATVRLVWLAVRRELSHLATVSGLDEDDLYRREFGREALEECGDTLRALGLDPGGYRLLPVHPWQWEHKIAVAFGPDLARRDLVYLGESRSEYRPQQSVRTFFDVTRPERGYVKTALAVQNMGFTRGLSPKYMRDTPAVNDWVAGLVAGDPVLRALDFGILREVAAVGYTGDAYHRAAEYGVSDEGPHTKMIAALWRESPVPRLAEGERAFTLASLLHVDLHGRPLVVEHLERSGSVARTWLRALLDAYVLPVARCLLTHGLVFMPHGENVIVVIGPDHLPRRVLFKDIGEEVAVVTDRPLPEGIDRIRHIVDAETAVLSIHTDVMDGVLRHLAAICDDAGVLPASEFWDETRRCLQTLDGSDGDPGEVDESMWQALFAPRFRHSCLNRLQLRDTRQMVDLTDQAGSLQFAGTLVNPLAQSPTGPAGRHERVVTSGI from the coding sequence ATGACCCACATCGTCAGCACACCCGCCGGACTGGTCTCGCTCTCCCCACTGACCACGGACACCGACACCGTCCGGACCCTGCACGCCTGGCTCTCCCACCCCGGGTCGGAGTACTGGGGCATGCGGGGACTGACCCCCGATCAGGTCGGCTCGGTGTTCGCGGATTGGCAGAACTGCCCCCACCGGCAGGTCCACATCGTGCGCATCGACGGGTTGCGTGTGGGTCTGGCGGTGTTCTACGACCCGGCGGAGATCGAACTCGACGGCAGATACCCGCACCGGGACGGCGATCTCGGCATGCACCTGCTGGTGGCTCCGTCTCGTACGCCGGTGCCGGGAACCACCGCCGCCGTGATGGGGGCCATATGCGAGACCGCCTTCGACACACCGCGCGCGCGGCGCATTGTGGTGGAACCCGACGCCCGGAACACCGCCGTACACCGGCTCAACACCCGTGCGGGCTTCCGCGAGGACGGGCTGCTCGAGCTGGCCGACAAGACCGCCCTGCTCTCGTTCTGCACCGCCGAGGACTTCCGAGTCTCCGAGATCGGCCGCAGCGTGCGGACCGTCTCCACGCCGTTGTCACCGACATCGTCTCCGCCGCCGGGTGGCGCCCCCGCCCACGCGCACCTCAGCGGTCACGCGATGCGGCGCGCCCATCGGCACCTGTGCGCCAAGGCGCTGGCCGAGTTCTCCCACGAGCGGCTCATCACCCCGGGGCCGGGCGCCGGACCCGGGTCCTACGAAGTCCGAGCCGGGGACGAGCGGTGGACGTTCCGGGCCCGTGTGCTGCCGCTCGAACACTGGGTGGTGGACGAGGGGTCGCTCCGCCGCGAGGTCTGCGGCGACCCGGTCGAGCCCGACGCCCAGGCCCTGATCACCGCGATCGCCCCGGCTCTCGGGATCCCGGAGTCGCTCGTCGGCGTCTACCTGGAGGAGATCGCCGCGACCCTCGGATCGGCCGCGTTCTGCCTGCACCACCGCGACCGTCCGGCGCAGGTTCTCGCCGGGGCGGACCTGCAGGAGGTCGAGGCCGCCATGACCGAGGGGCACCCCGGGTTCGTGGCCAACAACGGGCGCATCGGACTGGGACTCGCCGACCGGCACCACTACACCCCGGAGGCATCCGCCACCGTGCGCCTGGTGTGGCTGGCGGTCCGCCGGGAGTTGAGCCACCTCGCCACCGTGAGCGGGCTCGACGAGGACGACCTCTATCGCCGCGAGTTCGGCCGTGAGGCCCTCGAGGAATGCGGAGACACACTCCGCGCGCTGGGTCTGGACCCCGGCGGGTACCGTCTCCTGCCCGTTCATCCGTGGCAGTGGGAGCACAAGATCGCCGTGGCGTTCGGCCCCGACCTGGCCCGCCGTGACCTCGTCTATCTGGGCGAGTCCCGCAGTGAGTACCGCCCCCAACAGTCCGTCCGTACGTTTTTCGACGTGACCCGTCCCGAGCGCGGCTACGTCAAGACGGCGCTGGCGGTGCAGAACATGGGCTTCACCCGCGGGCTGTCGCCGAAGTACATGCGTGACACCCCGGCGGTTAACGACTGGGTTGCCGGTCTGGTCGCCGGGGATCCCGTGCTCCGGGCTCTCGACTTCGGGATCCTGCGCGAGGTCGCGGCGGTGGGCTACACCGGCGACGCGTACCACCGGGCAGCCGAGTACGGCGTCTCGGACGAGGGGCCGCACACCAAGATGATCGCCGCTCTGTGGCGCGAGAGCCCGGTGCCGCGTCTGGCGGAGGGAGAGCGGGCCTTCACGCTGGCCTCGCTACTGCACGTGGACCTGCACGGGCGCCCCCTCGTCGTCGAACATCTGGAGCGATCCGGGTCGGTCGCCCGCACGTGGCTCCGCGCCCTGCTCGACGCCTACGTACTGCCGGTGGCCCGGTGCCTGCTCACGCACGGTCTGGTGTTCATGCCGCACGGGGAGAACGTGATCGTGGTGATCGGCCCCGACCACCTCCCGCGCCGGGTGCTGTTCAAGGACATCGGGGAGGAGGTGGCCGTGGTGACCGACCGCCCGCTGCCCGAGGGGATCGATCGGATCCGGCACATCGTGGATGCCGAGACGGCGGTGTTGAGCATCCACACCGACGTCATGGACGGGGTACTTCGTCATCTGGCCGCGATCTGCGACGACGCCGGGGTCCTGCCGGCGTCGGAGTTCTGGGACGAGACCCGCCGGTGCCTGCAGACCCTGGACGGCAGCGACGGCGACCCGGGAGAGGTCGACGAATCGATGTGGCAGGCGCTGTTCGCACCGCGGTTCCGGCACTCGTGCCTCAACCGGCTGCAGCTGCGCGACACCCGCCAGATGGTCGATCTGACAGATCAGGCGGGCTCGCTGCAGTTCGCGGGCACCCTGGTCAATCCCCTCGCGCAGAGCCCGACCGGTCCCGCGGGCCGACACGAGCGTGTCGTAACGTCAGGGATATGA